CGCCGAACAGATCGACCATGCCGTCGTGCAGCAAGCGAACCTCGCCGTGGATACACCCATGGGGGCGCGCGAGTTCCACAGGTTCCTGCTGGACAAGCAACGCGAGATCGCCGCAATTGTGACTGGGGCGCGCGAACTCGCTCAGGCCAAAAGGGCTGTCTTGGAGACCCTTCGGGCGCGCTACACCGCCGGTGGCAGTTGACCCGGAACTCGTCCACAATGATGCAGCTCAGTGAATTGTCGGCAGGGACACCCGCCAGTACTGTCGCCGGGCATGGAGGGGTCGCGTCACTTCTTGCAGCGGGGGCCGCTGCGGCGCCGCCTGCGCGACTGATGTCGGCCTACGACGATCTCCTGGCCACCGTCAAGTCCGTCCGGGATCGCACCGGCGATCCCAACGCGTGGCAGACGGGGTTGGCTCCGACCGAAGTCTCCGCTGTCATCACGCCGACCACGCGCACCGACCAACTCGAGGCGATCGCGCGCAAGATCCGCCGACAGCACGCGGACGTGTTCGGGGCCGCGCCGGCGAGCGGCCCGTCCACGGGGCGACCGCCCGAAGGAACCGCGACACCCCCGGATCGGGAATCGGGCGCGGCGGCGGACGCGATCGCCAGCGCGGAAGCCGCTCTGGCACAGCAGAACTCGGCGAGCTCGCAATTGGACATGCAGGTGGTGTCGGCCATCCTGAACGCGCACCTGAGCGCGGTCGACGGCAGGGAAGCGCTCACCAAGTTGCAACACGAAACCGAAGCGGCGGTCCGGATCAGATCCGACCTCGACACTCCGGCGGGAGCGCGCGATTTCCAACGCTTTCTCATCGGCAAGCTCAGAGACATTCGAGCGGTGGTCCTGAACGCCAGCCTGGACGACACGTCGAAGTCGGCGCTGATGGCCGCCTGGACGTCGCTCTACGACGCGTCCAAGAATGAACCGGACCGGCCGGGCGAGCACGCGCCGGCGGCCGCCGTTGCCGAGTCGCCCGCGGGCAGTGTGGCCGATGAGAGCGACGCCGAATGGGATCCGCTGCTGGACTCGCTGGTGGCCGACGATGACGCACCGTGGCCCGACGATGATCCGGTGGCGGGTGCCCCGATCGCCCCGGCGACGGAAACTCCGATGGCGCCCCCGATGCCCAACTTCGGTGGCGGGCCCCTTCCGGGGCTGGGCGCCATGCCCGCCCCCACGGCGGGATGGGAAACGCCAGGCGGCCTTCCCTTTTCGCGCGGCGAGAAAGACGACCCGGCGCTGCAGGATTTGGCCGACGACGAACTACCGGATGTCCAAGAGGAAGACCCGAGCGCGCTCGACAGTCCGGACAGCCCCGACGGGCAGGACGACGACCCGCAAAGCGTTGCGTCCGATGCGCCTTCGGCCGGCCCGACGCCGGTGACCCTGCCCGACGGCGAAACCGTGACCGCCGCCAGCCCACAGTTGGCGGCGGCGATCCAGGCCGCCGTGGGCGGTACGCCGATCGCGGAAGCCTTCCAACACCAGGGAATGACCATCCCCCCACCGGGGACGGCGGTCGCCAACCCGATCGATGCCCTACAGCTAGGCCCAGGCGACATCGGCATGTTCACGGACCGGCACGCTCTTGCCCTGGGCCCTGATAAGGCGCTTCTCGATGGCCAAATTCAGCACATCGCCACCGTGAGCGGACCGAGCTTTCTAGGCTGGGAGCATCCGCCGGCGGCGGCCGCGGCTGCGACCACGCCGACCAAGCCTG
The sequence above is drawn from the Mycobacterium marseillense genome and encodes:
- a CDS encoding DUF4226 domain-containing protein; translation: MPEQPGHSLEAVEARRSTLASQHGAASEADLVLTDVLNTAHTAARESVRRLDAIAEQIDHAVVQQANLAVDTPMGAREFHRFLLDKQREIAAIVTGARELAQAKRAVLETLRARYTAGGS
- a CDS encoding DUF4226 domain-containing protein codes for the protein MSAYDDLLATVKSVRDRTGDPNAWQTGLAPTEVSAVITPTTRTDQLEAIARKIRRQHADVFGAAPASGPSTGRPPEGTATPPDRESGAAADAIASAEAALAQQNSASSQLDMQVVSAILNAHLSAVDGREALTKLQHETEAAVRIRSDLDTPAGARDFQRFLIGKLRDIRAVVLNASLDDTSKSALMAAWTSLYDASKNEPDRPGEHAPAAAVAESPAGSVADESDAEWDPLLDSLVADDDAPWPDDDPVAGAPIAPATETPMAPPMPNFGGGPLPGLGAMPAPTAGWETPGGLPFSRGEKDDPALQDLADDELPDVQEEDPSALDSPDSPDGQDDDPQSVASDAPSAGPTPVTLPDGETVTAASPQLAAAIQAAVGGTPIAEAFQHQGMTIPPPGTAVANPIDALQLGPGDIGMFTDRHALALGPDKALLDGQIQHIATVSGPSFLGWEHPPAAAAAATTPTKPEPPTPTRPATSSTT